From a single Maritimibacter sp. DP1N21-5 genomic region:
- the hemA gene encoding 5-aminolevulinate synthase: MNYENQLDVALKRLHDEGRYRVFIDVEREKGNFPHALWRKDDGTEAPVTIWCGNDYLGMGQHPVVLAAMHEAIDATGAGSGGTRNISGTTVYHKRLEAELADLHRKEAALLFTSAYIANDATLSTLPKLFPGLIIYSDALNHASMIEGVRRNGGAKRIFRHNDVAHLRELLAADDPDAPKLIAFESVYSMDGDFGPIKEICDLADEFGALTYIDEVHAVGMYGPRGAGVAEREGLMGRIDIINATLAKAYGVMGGYIAASAKMVDAIRSYAPGFIFTTSLAPAIAAGAAASVAFLKGAEGQKLREAHQTQAKILKTRLKGLGLPIIDHGSHIVPLIVGDPKHTKLMSDMLLDGYGIYVQPINYPTVPRGTERLRFTPSPVHGSKEMDALVRSLDELWSHCALNRAELSA; the protein is encoded by the coding sequence GTGAACTATGAGAACCAGCTCGATGTGGCCCTGAAGCGGCTACATGACGAAGGCCGCTATCGTGTCTTTATCGACGTCGAACGCGAAAAGGGGAACTTCCCCCACGCGTTGTGGCGCAAAGACGACGGCACGGAGGCCCCGGTCACGATCTGGTGCGGCAATGATTACCTCGGCATGGGTCAGCACCCGGTGGTTCTGGCCGCCATGCACGAAGCCATCGACGCGACGGGTGCCGGTTCGGGCGGAACGCGCAATATCTCGGGGACGACGGTCTATCACAAGCGGCTGGAGGCGGAGCTTGCCGACCTCCATCGCAAGGAGGCCGCGCTGCTCTTCACCTCGGCCTATATCGCCAACGACGCGACGCTCTCGACGCTGCCGAAGCTGTTCCCGGGTCTCATTATTTATTCCGATGCGCTCAACCATGCCTCGATGATCGAAGGCGTCCGTCGCAATGGCGGGGCGAAGCGCATTTTCCGCCACAACGACGTGGCCCATCTGCGCGAGCTGCTGGCTGCCGACGATCCCGATGCTCCGAAGCTCATCGCCTTCGAGAGCGTCTATTCCATGGACGGCGACTTCGGTCCGATCAAGGAGATCTGCGATCTGGCAGATGAATTCGGCGCTCTGACCTATATCGACGAAGTCCATGCGGTCGGCATGTATGGCCCGCGTGGCGCCGGCGTGGCCGAGCGCGAGGGCCTCATGGGCCGCATCGACATCATCAACGCGACGCTCGCCAAGGCTTACGGCGTGATGGGTGGCTATATCGCGGCCTCCGCCAAGATGGTCGACGCGATCCGCTCATACGCGCCGGGGTTCATCTTCACCACCTCGCTGGCCCCGGCCATCGCGGCGGGTGCGGCGGCTTCGGTGGCCTTCCTCAAAGGCGCCGAAGGTCAGAAACTGCGCGAGGCGCACCAGACCCAGGCGAAGATCCTGAAGACGCGGCTCAAGGGCCTCGGACTGCCGATCATCGACCACGGATCGCATATCGTTCCGCTGATCGTGGGCGACCCGAAGCACACCAAGCTCATGTCCGACATGCTGCTCGACGGTTATGGAATCTACGTGCAGCCGATCAACTATCCGACGGTTCCGCGCGGCACTGAACGGCTTCGGTTCACACCCTCGCCGGTCCATGGTTCCAAGGAGATGGACGCTCTTGTTCGCTCGCTCGATGAGCTCTGGTCGCATTGTGCGCTAAATCGTGCCGAGCTCTCTGCCTAA
- a CDS encoding RodZ domain-containing protein, translated as MIRRWISPRVTEEVQSTGFDSFELRLGDVMRGERATLGKSLLDVQRELKIKATYISAIENCDITAFESPSFIAGYVRSYSRYLGIDPDRAFRSFCAESGFEPAHGLSASASVVKPQRAETRVEGDPLANPNATFVPRTSSIFEGIEPGAVGSVAVLAAIIGVLGFGGYSLLKEIQKVDFAPVEQSVAVLDELPELNVPVGDAEVPQGQTTQTAGLNSPPSAEALDRLYRPEALDVPVLIARDGPISTLDPREVGVMPGAGSDPRVARNAPVVGQPDAVEQAVETVVADAGPAAGVRVFGPDAPEVAIFAVRPSWVRVQAADGSILFEKILDAGEQYVLPATEAAPLLRTGNAGSVYFAVNGTAYGPAGEGASVVSKVALAPDAISASYTVADLQADQDLANFVAVADASQ; from the coding sequence ATGATCAGGCGCTGGATTTCGCCTCGGGTCACCGAAGAAGTTCAATCCACCGGGTTTGACTCTTTTGAGTTGCGGCTTGGCGATGTAATGCGCGGCGAACGCGCCACCCTTGGGAAATCGCTCCTCGACGTCCAGCGCGAGCTCAAGATCAAGGCCACCTATATCTCCGCGATCGAGAACTGCGACATCACGGCCTTCGAAAGCCCCAGCTTCATCGCCGGTTACGTCCGCTCCTATTCGCGCTATCTGGGCATCGACCCGGACCGCGCCTTCCGCAGCTTCTGCGCCGAAAGCGGCTTTGAACCGGCCCACGGGCTGTCGGCCTCTGCCTCGGTGGTGAAGCCGCAGCGTGCCGAAACCCGGGTCGAGGGCGATCCGCTGGCCAATCCCAACGCGACCTTCGTGCCCCGGACCAGTTCGATCTTCGAAGGTATCGAACCGGGGGCGGTGGGCTCGGTCGCCGTTCTGGCCGCGATCATCGGCGTGCTCGGTTTCGGGGGCTACTCGCTTCTCAAGGAAATCCAGAAGGTCGATTTCGCGCCGGTTGAACAAAGCGTCGCCGTGCTTGACGAGCTTCCCGAACTCAACGTGCCGGTGGGCGACGCGGAGGTCCCCCAAGGTCAGACGACGCAGACCGCCGGGCTGAACTCTCCGCCCTCGGCAGAGGCGCTCGACCGACTTTATCGGCCCGAGGCGCTGGATGTGCCGGTGCTCATCGCGCGGGACGGCCCGATTTCGACCCTCGATCCCCGCGAGGTCGGCGTGATGCCGGGCGCGGGCAGCGATCCCCGGGTTGCCCGTAACGCACCGGTGGTCGGGCAGCCGGACGCCGTGGAGCAGGCGGTCGAGACCGTTGTCGCCGATGCGGGACCTGCCGCCGGGGTGCGGGTCTTCGGCCCCGACGCGCCGGAAGTGGCCATCTTCGCGGTGCGCCCGTCCTGGGTGCGGGTGCAGGCGGCTGACGGGTCCATCCTGTTCGAGAAGATCCTCGATGCGGGCGAACAATACGTCCTGCCCGCCACCGAAGCCGCGCCGCTTCTTCGGACCGGCAATGCCGGCTCCGTCTACTTCGCGGTCAATGGCACGGCCTATGGTCCGGCCGGCGAGGGGGCAAGTGTCGTCTCCAAGGTCGCGCTTGCGCCCGATGCAATTTCGGCGTCCTACACGGTCGCTGACCTTCAGGCCGATCAGGATCTCGCGAATTTCGTGGCGGTCGCCGACGCCAGCCAATAG
- the ispG gene encoding flavodoxin-dependent (E)-4-hydroxy-3-methylbut-2-enyl-diphosphate synthase codes for MSHNPIRPWRNIERRKSRQIMVGNVPVGGDAPIAVQTMTNTLTTDVKGTLGQVIAAAEAGADIVRVSVPDEASAKALKEITRESPVPIVADIHFHYKRGIEAAENGAACLRINPGNIGSEARVREVIKAARDNNCSMRIGVNAGSLEKHLLEKYGEPCPEAMLESGLDHIKILQDNDFHEFKISVKASDVFLSAAAYYALADATDAPLHLGITEAGGLVSGTIKSAIGLGNLLWAGIGDTIRVSLSADPVEEVKVGFEILKSLNLRHRGVNIISCPSCARQGFNVIETVAELEKRLAHIHTSISLSIIGCVVNGPGEALMTDVGFTGGGAGHGMIYMAGKQDHKINNDGMVDHIVELVEKKAAEIEAEAAAAEEAAE; via the coding sequence ATGTCGCATAATCCGATCCGCCCCTGGCGCAACATCGAGCGCAGGAAATCCCGTCAGATCATGGTCGGCAACGTTCCGGTCGGGGGCGACGCCCCCATCGCGGTCCAGACCATGACCAACACCCTGACGACCGACGTCAAGGGCACGCTGGGTCAGGTCATCGCGGCCGCCGAGGCGGGGGCCGATATCGTCCGCGTCTCCGTGCCGGACGAGGCGAGCGCGAAGGCCTTGAAGGAAATCACCCGCGAAAGCCCGGTGCCGATCGTCGCCGACATCCATTTCCACTACAAGCGCGGGATCGAGGCGGCTGAAAACGGTGCCGCCTGTCTGCGTATCAACCCCGGCAACATCGGCAGCGAAGCGCGGGTCCGCGAGGTCATCAAGGCCGCGCGGGACAACAACTGCTCGATGCGCATCGGCGTGAACGCCGGGTCGCTCGAAAAGCACCTGCTCGAGAAATATGGCGAACCCTGTCCCGAGGCGATGCTGGAATCCGGTCTCGATCACATCAAGATCCTGCAGGACAACGACTTCCACGAATTCAAGATCAGCGTCAAAGCCTCGGACGTCTTCCTGAGCGCCGCTGCCTACTACGCGTTGGCTGATGCGACGGACGCGCCGCTGCACCTTGGCATCACCGAAGCCGGTGGGCTCGTCTCCGGGACGATCAAGTCGGCGATCGGGCTTGGCAACCTCCTCTGGGCCGGGATCGGCGACACGATTCGCGTCAGCCTGTCTGCGGATCCAGTCGAAGAAGTGAAAGTCGGGTTCGAGATCCTGAAGTCGCTCAACCTGCGGCACCGGGGGGTGAACATCATCTCCTGCCCGTCTTGCGCGCGTCAGGGCTTCAACGTGATCGAGACGGTGGCCGAGCTTGAAAAACGGCTCGCGCATATCCACACGTCGATTTCTCTGTCGATCATCGGCTGCGTGGTGAACGGCCCGGGCGAGGCCCTGATGACGGACGTCGGCTTCACCGGCGGCGGGGCGGGACACGGCATGATCTACATGGCCGGCAAGCAGGACCACAAGATCAACAACGATGGCATGGTCGACCATATCGTCGAACTGGTCGAGAAGAAAGCCGCCGAGATCGAAGCCGAGGCCGCTGCCGCGGAAGAAGCGGCGGAGTAG
- a CDS encoding DsbA family protein → MTRLVSAAAIALGLATAPAFSFDIESMSEDERATFREEIRAYLLENPEVLMEAIGVLENRQAEQQVADDQAMVENNANALLDDGYSLVVGNPEGDVTIVEFVDYRCGYCRKAFPEVNALVEEDGNIRLIYKEFPILGPESLTSSKFAIATNLVAGEEAYARMHDELMNLRANATEEVLARLADDMGLDSAAILAAMDDPEVERQIAENHALGQALQISGTPTFVFGDQMVRGYVPIDAMKEIVEELRGEG, encoded by the coding sequence ATGACCCGCCTCGTATCCGCCGCCGCCATCGCGCTTGGCCTCGCCACAGCGCCCGCGTTTTCCTTCGACATCGAAAGCATGTCCGAGGACGAGCGCGCGACCTTCCGCGAAGAAATCCGGGCCTATCTGCTCGAGAACCCCGAAGTGCTGATGGAAGCGATCGGCGTGCTCGAGAACCGGCAGGCAGAACAGCAGGTCGCCGACGATCAGGCCATGGTCGAGAACAACGCCAACGCGCTTCTCGATGACGGCTATTCGCTTGTCGTCGGCAACCCCGAGGGCGACGTAACCATCGTCGAGTTCGTCGACTATCGCTGCGGCTACTGTCGCAAGGCCTTCCCCGAAGTGAATGCACTGGTCGAAGAAGACGGCAACATCCGATTGATCTACAAGGAATTTCCGATCCTGGGGCCCGAGAGCCTGACCTCCTCGAAGTTCGCCATCGCGACGAACCTCGTGGCCGGGGAAGAGGCCTATGCCAGGATGCATGACGAGCTGATGAACCTGCGCGCCAATGCGACCGAAGAGGTGCTGGCAAGGCTCGCAGATGACATGGGGCTCGACAGCGCGGCTATCCTCGCGGCGATGGACGACCCGGAAGTGGAACGCCAGATCGCCGAGAACCACGCGCTTGGACAGGCGCTCCAGATCTCCGGAACGCCCACCTTCGTCTTCGGCGACCAGATGGTCCGGGGCTATGTGCCGATCGACGCGATGAAGGAGATCGTGGAGGAACTGCGCGGCGAAGGCTGA
- a CDS encoding pyridoxal phosphate-dependent aminotransferase — MRRSRRSEVDPFIVMDVMEAARAAEEAGRHIIHMEVGQPATPAPEAARHAVASALDTDALGYTVALGLPALRKRIARLYGDWYDVDLDPGRVVVTAGSSAAFLLSFTTLFDSGDRVGIAAPGYPSYRQILKALGMEPVVFPASEANRYQPVPDDLPQGIRGLMVASPANPSGTMLGHDALGALAEVCAARNISLVSDEIYHGLHYDARGVSALEITDEVHVINSFSKYFSMTGWRIGWMVVPEDHVRTVERIAQNMFICPPHVSQVAALAALDAGDELEANRAVYARNRALMLEGLPKAGFTRIAPPDGAFYIYADVSEHTDDSPAFAAEILREAGVAVTPGLDFDPDRGATTIRFSYARATADIEEGLARLRAFMETRTSRGLGGARRAP; from the coding sequence ATGCGCAGATCAAGGCGAAGCGAAGTCGATCCCTTCATCGTGATGGATGTGATGGAAGCGGCACGTGCCGCGGAAGAGGCCGGGCGGCACATCATCCATATGGAGGTCGGCCAACCCGCGACCCCCGCGCCAGAGGCCGCGCGCCATGCGGTGGCCAGCGCGCTCGACACGGATGCGCTTGGCTATACGGTCGCGCTTGGCCTGCCGGCGCTTCGCAAGCGGATCGCCCGGCTATATGGCGATTGGTATGACGTCGACCTCGACCCGGGCCGGGTGGTGGTGACGGCGGGGTCCTCGGCGGCTTTCCTTCTGTCCTTCACGACGCTCTTCGACTCGGGCGACCGGGTGGGCATCGCCGCGCCGGGGTATCCGTCCTATCGTCAGATCCTGAAGGCGCTCGGCATGGAGCCGGTGGTGTTTCCGGCCTCGGAAGCGAACCGTTATCAACCGGTGCCGGATGACCTTCCGCAGGGAATAAGGGGCCTCATGGTCGCCTCGCCCGCGAACCCGTCGGGAACGATGCTGGGACATGACGCGCTTGGCGCTCTGGCGGAGGTCTGCGCGGCCAGGAACATCTCGCTCGTCTCCGACGAGATCTATCATGGGCTCCACTACGATGCGCGGGGTGTCTCGGCGCTCGAGATCACGGACGAGGTCCATGTGATCAATTCCTTTTCCAAGTACTTCTCGATGACCGGCTGGCGCATCGGCTGGATGGTCGTGCCCGAGGATCACGTGCGCACCGTGGAGCGGATCGCCCAGAACATGTTCATCTGCCCCCCGCATGTGAGCCAGGTGGCCGCCCTTGCCGCGCTGGACGCGGGCGACGAGTTGGAAGCTAACCGGGCCGTTTATGCCCGGAACCGCGCCCTCATGCTCGAGGGCCTTCCCAAGGCCGGGTTCACGCGGATCGCGCCTCCTGATGGCGCTTTCTACATTTATGCGGACGTGTCGGAGCACACCGACGACAGCCCGGCCTTCGCCGCCGAGATCCTGCGCGAGGCGGGCGTCGCGGTGACACCCGGGCTCGACTTCGACCCGGACAGGGGGGCGACGACGATCCGCTTTTCCTATGCGCGGGCGACGGCGGATATCGAGGAAGGGCTCGCCAGACTGCGCGCCTTCATGGAGACCCGCACCTCAAGAGGGCTTGGCGGGGCGCGGCGCGCGCCCTAG
- a CDS encoding N-acetylmuramoyl-L-alanine amidase has product MFGRLILVFSLLLGSAASAQDGLTALSRLNGEGLTIAETERGVTIGISMNRSVPWRVFTLEDPLRLVVDFSELDWDGVDGDTGLGLPAIATVNTGLFRPGWSRLVIEMTTPLAVERAAMRAEGQGAKVEIALVPTDPERFSATAGAPASATFDLAELPVPPASGPGDFVVVIDPGHGGIDPGAEREGVREADLVLTFARELEEAFLRDTDVTVVLTRNEDVFVPLEERVSLARKAGADVFLSLHADALSEGRASGATVYTLSDDASDIASQKLAERHDRGDLLAGVDLTEADDTVALVLMDLARTDTQPRSDALADAIVEGIREATGSTYKTPRMSASFSVLKAPDIPSVLIELGFLSSKRDFDKLNDPEWRAAMAAGIKGAVMGWSETDAATAPRLRQ; this is encoded by the coding sequence ATGTTCGGGCGGCTCATTCTCGTTTTCTCCTTGCTGCTGGGAAGTGCGGCATCCGCGCAGGACGGTCTGACCGCGCTGTCGCGGCTTAACGGCGAGGGGCTGACGATTGCGGAAACCGAGAGGGGCGTGACCATCGGCATTTCGATGAACCGAAGCGTGCCCTGGCGGGTGTTCACGCTCGAGGACCCTCTGCGGCTCGTCGTGGATTTTTCGGAACTCGACTGGGACGGGGTGGACGGTGACACGGGGCTTGGCTTGCCGGCCATCGCCACGGTCAATACGGGGCTCTTTCGCCCCGGCTGGTCGCGGCTGGTCATCGAAATGACCACGCCTCTCGCCGTCGAACGCGCCGCGATGCGCGCCGAGGGGCAGGGTGCAAAGGTGGAGATCGCTCTGGTGCCCACCGATCCGGAGCGGTTCTCGGCCACTGCGGGCGCCCCCGCGAGCGCGACCTTCGATCTGGCCGAGCTTCCGGTGCCGCCTGCGTCCGGGCCCGGCGACTTCGTGGTGGTCATCGACCCCGGCCACGGCGGCATCGACCCGGGCGCCGAGCGGGAGGGTGTGCGCGAGGCCGATCTCGTTCTCACCTTCGCACGCGAGCTGGAGGAGGCTTTCCTGCGCGATACCGATGTGACCGTCGTCCTGACACGCAACGAGGACGTCTTCGTGCCGCTTGAAGAACGCGTCAGCCTTGCCCGCAAGGCCGGTGCGGACGTGTTCCTGTCGCTGCACGCCGATGCCCTGTCAGAAGGACGCGCCAGCGGGGCGACCGTCTATACGCTGTCGGACGATGCCTCGGACATCGCGAGCCAGAAGCTCGCCGAGCGGCATGACCGGGGGGACCTTCTCGCCGGTGTGGACCTCACGGAAGCCGACGACACGGTGGCTCTGGTGCTGATGGATCTGGCGCGCACGGACACGCAGCCGCGGTCCGACGCGCTTGCCGACGCCATCGTCGAAGGTATCCGGGAGGCCACAGGTTCGACCTACAAGACGCCGCGCATGTCGGCTTCGTTCTCGGTGCTCAAGGCCCCGGACATTCCTTCGGTTCTGATCGAGCTTGGGTTCCTGTCGTCGAAACGGGACTTCGACAAGCTCAATGATCCCGAGTGGCGGGCCGCCATGGCGGCGGGGATCAAGGGCGCTGTCATGGGGTGGTCCGAGACAGATGCGGCCACCGCGCCAAGACTAAGACAATAG
- a CDS encoding trans-aconitate 2-methyltransferase, with protein sequence MRPEDILPTYDRVAAEFARTRDRTLFERKWLDRAIACAPGRKVLDLGCGPGVPIATYLTDRRCEVTGVDGAGAMVHLFQKNLPQSRVFHADMRGLDLQESFDMIVAWDSFFHLAVDDQRAMFSTFWTHAHDRTVLLFTTGPSAGEAIGRVGGETVYHASLDPSEYRGLLAEHGFEELAFVPEDPTCNGHSVWLARYRG encoded by the coding sequence ATGCGCCCTGAAGATATCCTCCCCACATACGACCGTGTCGCCGCGGAATTCGCCAGGACCCGCGACCGCACGCTGTTCGAGCGGAAATGGCTCGACCGGGCCATCGCCTGTGCGCCCGGACGCAAGGTGCTGGATCTGGGATGCGGGCCGGGTGTGCCGATCGCGACCTATCTGACCGACCGGCGCTGCGAGGTGACGGGCGTCGACGGGGCCGGAGCGATGGTCCATCTGTTCCAGAAGAACCTGCCGCAGTCCCGGGTTTTTCACGCCGACATGCGTGGGCTCGATCTTCAGGAAAGCTTCGACATGATCGTTGCCTGGGACAGCTTCTTCCACCTCGCGGTGGACGACCAGCGCGCCATGTTCTCGACCTTCTGGACCCATGCCCACGACCGCACGGTGCTCTTGTTCACAACCGGCCCCTCGGCGGGCGAAGCCATTGGTCGGGTGGGCGGAGAAACGGTCTACCATGCCTCGCTCGATCCGTCGGAATATCGTGGCCTTCTGGCCGAGCACGGCTTCGAGGAGCTGGCCTTCGTGCCCGAGGATCCGACCTGCAACGGCCATTCGGTCTGGCTCGCGCGCTATCGGGGCTAG
- a CDS encoding PBP1A family penicillin-binding protein, translating into MIRFILGIFGGIFSAITLGLVMSALFLGAVFWMYSQGLPSHEQLENYQPPTISRIYSGEGQLMDEFARERRLYTPPEQIPALVKEAFISAEDKNFYHHKGYDPRGMLAAAVDAARGGQLRGASTITQQVMKNFLLSSDRSAERKIKELILASRLEKSLDKESILALYLNEIFLGQNSYGVTAAAQTYFNKTLDELSPHEAAMLAAMPKAPSDYHPVRNHDRLLNRRNFILKEMYENGYIDETTYLSEREQPIESVQGGEFESFRSAMPPRDYFTDEIRRQLSRDFGEEEFFGGGLTIRATVDPEMQELAAWSLRKALEDWDRARGTWRGTGKSIDPATLDDGTWEAALNETRVARDIFLENKWHVAAVDQIGDAEMTLKIEGQPEPANWVVPREDIRWLRGSFRDNFERGDVVHVRAMTTGDNGEGDFMRWSLRQVPLIQGGFMAMDVNTGRVIAMQGGFSYENSVFNRATQATRQPGSSFKPFVYAAALSSGFSPASIIIDAPIEVQTGAGVWRPKNASNQFYGPTPLRTGIERSRNLMTVRIAQEIGMETVARYAERFGVYDKMNPFLANSLGAEETTLYKMVSAYAMFANGGERVEPTLVDRVQDRWGNTIYRHDQRDCEDCKAARLPTGEAPTITSNRERVMDAITAYQLTSMMQGVVQRGTASGAVNLPVPTAGKTGTTNDAKDVWFIGFTSNIVAGCYIGYDQPRSLGGASGGGTCGPVFQRFMVEAVKKYGGGKFKIPPGGHFVKIDRYSGARLPDSASGPNVVAEYFRDGEEPLFGIVFDGGFAMGANLPLFDEQQSYEQQMNRVQTSTGRVVDVPKQNAPSASLSAGGLY; encoded by the coding sequence GTGATCCGATTCATCCTTGGCATTTTTGGCGGCATCTTCTCGGCGATCACGCTGGGTCTCGTCATGTCCGCTCTTTTCCTGGGTGCCGTCTTCTGGATGTATTCCCAAGGGCTTCCCAGCCACGAGCAGCTCGAGAACTACCAGCCGCCGACGATCTCGCGCATCTATTCGGGCGAAGGGCAGCTCATGGACGAGTTCGCCCGTGAACGTCGTCTCTACACGCCGCCCGAGCAGATCCCGGCGCTGGTGAAAGAGGCCTTCATTTCGGCCGAGGACAAGAATTTCTACCACCACAAGGGCTATGACCCGCGGGGCATGCTGGCGGCGGCTGTGGATGCCGCACGTGGCGGGCAACTGCGCGGTGCCTCCACGATCACCCAGCAGGTGATGAAGAACTTCCTGCTGTCTTCGGACCGCTCGGCGGAGCGCAAGATCAAGGAACTGATCCTCGCGTCGCGTCTCGAGAAGTCGCTCGACAAGGAATCGATCCTCGCGCTTTACCTCAACGAGATTTTCCTGGGCCAGAACTCCTACGGGGTGACCGCCGCGGCCCAGACCTATTTCAACAAGACGCTGGACGAGCTGTCGCCCCACGAGGCCGCGATGCTGGCCGCGATGCCCAAGGCGCCGTCGGATTATCACCCGGTGCGCAACCACGACCGCCTGCTCAATCGCCGGAACTTCATCCTCAAGGAGATGTATGAGAACGGCTATATCGATGAGACGACCTACCTCTCCGAGCGCGAGCAGCCGATTGAATCGGTGCAGGGTGGTGAATTCGAAAGCTTCCGTTCGGCCATGCCGCCGCGCGACTACTTCACCGACGAAATCCGGCGGCAACTGTCGCGCGACTTCGGAGAGGAGGAGTTCTTCGGGGGAGGTCTGACCATCCGCGCGACCGTCGATCCCGAGATGCAGGAACTTGCCGCCTGGTCGCTGCGCAAGGCGCTCGAGGACTGGGACCGGGCGCGGGGCACCTGGCGCGGCACGGGCAAATCCATCGATCCGGCCACGCTCGATGACGGCACATGGGAGGCTGCGCTGAACGAAACCCGCGTGGCGCGCGACATCTTTCTCGAAAACAAATGGCATGTAGCGGCCGTCGACCAGATCGGCGACGCCGAGATGACACTGAAGATCGAGGGCCAGCCGGAGCCCGCGAACTGGGTCGTCCCGCGCGAGGACATCCGCTGGCTGCGCGGGTCGTTCCGCGACAATTTCGAGCGCGGCGACGTGGTCCATGTGCGCGCGATGACCACCGGCGACAACGGCGAGGGCGACTTCATGCGCTGGTCGCTGCGCCAGGTGCCGCTCATCCAGGGCGGCTTCATGGCGATGGACGTGAACACGGGGCGCGTGATCGCGATGCAGGGCGGGTTCTCCTATGAGAACTCGGTCTTCAACCGCGCGACGCAGGCGACGCGTCAGCCGGGGTCGAGCTTCAAGCCCTTCGTCTATGCCGCTGCGCTGTCCTCGGGCTTCTCGCCCGCCTCGATCATCATCGACGCGCCGATCGAGGTGCAGACCGGGGCAGGGGTCTGGCGCCCGAAGAACGCCTCGAACCAATTCTATGGCCCCACTCCATTGCGCACCGGGATCGAGCGGTCGAGAAACCTCATGACCGTGCGGATCGCGCAGGAAATCGGCATGGAGACGGTCGCGCGCTATGCCGAACGCTTCGGCGTCTATGACAAGATGAACCCCTTCCTCGCGAACTCTCTCGGGGCCGAAGAGACCACGCTTTACAAGATGGTGTCGGCCTATGCGATGTTCGCCAACGGGGGCGAGCGGGTCGAGCCGACGCTCGTCGACCGGGTGCAGGACCGCTGGGGCAACACGATCTATCGTCACGACCAGCGCGACTGCGAGGACTGCAAGGCCGCGCGTCTGCCCACGGGCGAAGCGCCGACGATCACCTCGAACCGCGAACGCGTGATGGATGCGATCACGGCTTACCAGCTTACCTCGATGATGCAGGGCGTCGTGCAGCGCGGCACCGCCTCGGGTGCGGTGAACCTGCCGGTGCCGACGGCAGGCAAGACCGGCACGACCAACGACGCGAAAGACGTCTGGTTCATCGGCTTCACCTCGAACATCGTGGCGGGCTGCTACATCGGCTATGACCAGCCGCGTTCGCTGGGCGGGGCCTCGGGCGGCGGCACTTGTGGTCCGGTGTTCCAGCGCTTCATGGTCGAAGCCGTGAAGAAATACGGCGGCGGCAAGTTCAAGATCCCGCCGGGTGGCCACTTTGTGAAGATCGACCGTTATTCCGGCGCCCGTCTACCTGACAGCGCCTCGGGACCGAACGTGGTGGCGGAGTATTTCCGCGACGGTGAGGAGCCGCTCTTCGGCATCGTCTTCGACGGCGGTTTCGCGATGGGGGCGAACCTGCCCCTGTTCGACGAACAGCAAAGCTACGAGCAGCAAATGAACCGTGTGCAGACGTCGACCGGGCGCGTGGTGGACGTGCCCAAGCAGAACGCACCCTCGGCGTCGCTCTCCGCGGGCGGGCTCTATTAA